From a region of the Streptomyces sp. B21-083 genome:
- a CDS encoding calcium-binding protein — MPSSPTRRRTTRTASASALALTLALGAGLAAVPLALAAGTAGAATPSAKAEVSFNDQELTYTAAAGQTNKPTVTESYANATDITFVIDDVVPISVGRGCAYPSAADHTKVLCTVVTVDSQSPYQIMRMNLGDGNDVVDFTNKSDETYLTTAFILGAGKDRLTGRGDLAGNFVDGGAGDDTISTGNSLRVAGGDGNDTITTSGDIVEGGKGDDVIRGGAGGQSLNGDDGNDTVYGGADDDSLLGGKGNDVLYGNDGNDYIWGNSGNDKLYGGAGQDVLSAGAGTNVVRQA; from the coding sequence ATGCCCTCTTCCCCCACCCGTCGTCGTACGACACGCACCGCGTCAGCATCGGCACTGGCGTTGACGCTGGCCCTCGGTGCCGGACTGGCGGCCGTTCCGCTCGCGCTGGCCGCCGGTACCGCCGGTGCCGCGACACCGTCCGCCAAGGCCGAAGTCAGCTTCAACGACCAGGAGTTGACCTACACGGCCGCCGCCGGCCAGACCAACAAGCCGACTGTCACCGAGTCCTACGCCAACGCCACGGACATCACCTTCGTGATCGACGACGTCGTTCCGATCAGTGTCGGGCGCGGGTGTGCCTACCCCAGCGCCGCCGACCACACGAAGGTCCTGTGCACCGTTGTCACCGTGGACAGCCAGAGCCCGTACCAGATCATGCGGATGAACCTCGGCGACGGCAATGACGTGGTCGACTTCACCAACAAGAGCGACGAGACCTACCTCACCACCGCGTTCATCCTCGGCGCGGGCAAGGACAGGCTGACCGGCCGGGGCGACCTCGCCGGCAACTTCGTGGACGGTGGGGCAGGCGACGACACCATCAGCACGGGTAACTCGTTGCGCGTGGCCGGCGGTGACGGCAACGACACCATCACCACCTCCGGTGACATCGTCGAGGGCGGCAAGGGCGACGACGTGATCCGCGGCGGCGCCGGGGGCCAGTCCCTGAACGGTGACGACGGCAACGACACGGTCTACGGCGGAGCCGACGACGACAGCCTGCTCGGCGGCAAGGGCAACGACGTCCTGTACGGCAACGACGGCAACGACTACATCTGGGGCAACAGCGGCAACGACAAGCTGTACGGCGGCGCCGGCCAGGACGTCCTCTCGGCCGGCGCGGGCACGAACGTCGTACGCCAGGCCTGA
- a CDS encoding ABC transporter substrate-binding protein, whose translation MTINAHSSRSLRNHPGAAVVALGAVTVLLAGCSSSSDSTSDPLAGDKAAGDTVVVGSNNFAESILLADIYGEALKAKGIKVSYKPNIGSRETTYGLLKNGSITVLPEYNGSLLAYLDAKAAQTSLSAVNTAAKAKLDSKLTLLESSPAENKDSVTLNAATAKQYNLTATSTLADLKDIAPQLVLGGSPEFQTRQQGMLGLDAMYGLKFKSFKALDAGGPLTQAALKKNTVQAADIFTTDPTILKEKFVVLQDPKNLFGFANVTPLVYKSGLSPEGVAVLNAVSAKLDTKALLDLDTQVQLESKDPLDVAKAWLKTANLG comes from the coding sequence GTGACTATCAACGCCCACAGCAGCAGGTCTCTCAGGAACCACCCAGGTGCGGCGGTCGTCGCCCTCGGGGCGGTGACAGTCCTGCTGGCGGGATGCTCCTCCTCGTCCGACAGCACGTCCGACCCGCTCGCCGGCGACAAGGCGGCCGGTGACACCGTGGTCGTCGGCTCCAACAACTTCGCCGAAAGCATCCTGCTCGCCGACATCTACGGCGAGGCCCTGAAGGCCAAGGGCATCAAGGTGTCCTACAAGCCCAACATCGGCAGCCGCGAGACCACGTACGGCCTGCTCAAGAACGGTTCCATCACCGTCCTGCCGGAGTACAACGGCTCGCTCCTGGCCTACCTGGACGCGAAGGCCGCGCAGACCTCGCTCAGTGCCGTGAACACCGCTGCGAAGGCCAAGCTCGACTCCAAGCTCACGCTGCTGGAGTCGTCGCCGGCCGAGAACAAGGACTCCGTCACGCTCAACGCGGCGACCGCGAAGCAGTACAACCTCACCGCGACCTCCACGCTCGCCGACCTCAAGGACATCGCGCCGCAGCTGGTCCTCGGCGGCTCGCCCGAGTTCCAGACCCGCCAGCAGGGCATGCTCGGCCTGGACGCGATGTACGGGCTGAAGTTCAAGTCCTTCAAGGCGCTCGACGCGGGCGGCCCGCTCACCCAGGCCGCGTTGAAGAAGAACACGGTGCAGGCCGCGGACATCTTCACCACGGACCCGACCATCCTCAAGGAGAAGTTCGTCGTCCTCCAGGACCCGAAGAACCTCTTCGGATTCGCGAACGTGACCCCGCTGGTCTACAAGAGCGGGCTCTCCCCGGAGGGTGTCGCCGTCCTCAACGCCGTCTCCGCCAAGCTCGACACGAAGGCCCTGCTCGACCTGGACACCCAGGTGCAGCTGGAGAGCAAGGACCCGCTGGACGTGGCCAAGGCCTGGCTGAAGACGGCCAACCTGGGCTGA
- a CDS encoding lamin tail domain-containing protein yields MSASASVTARRLAAAALAAGALVGAVSLPSSAADHTRPDRPNVEISAVQYASPGREDRSQRSLNREWVELTNTKRHTVNLDGWTLKNKDGRTYTFHHYRLEGRATVRIHTGEGRDTRTDLFQDRRNYVWDNRTDTATLRNDHGRFVDDESWGRDRHHGDNRHDEDRHHNGNRH; encoded by the coding sequence TTGTCCGCTTCCGCTTCTGTCACTGCCCGTCGTCTCGCCGCCGCCGCGCTCGCGGCCGGCGCTCTGGTCGGGGCGGTGTCACTGCCCTCGTCGGCTGCCGACCACACGCGCCCGGACCGCCCGAACGTGGAGATCTCGGCCGTGCAGTACGCCTCCCCGGGACGCGAGGACCGTTCCCAGCGTTCGCTGAACAGGGAGTGGGTGGAACTCACCAACACCAAGCGCCACACCGTCAACCTCGACGGCTGGACCCTCAAGAACAAGGACGGCCGTACCTACACCTTCCACCACTACAGGTTGGAGGGCCGTGCCACCGTCCGCATCCACACCGGTGAGGGCCGCGACACCCGCACCGACCTCTTTCAGGACCGCCGCAACTACGTGTGGGACAACCGCACCGACACCGCGACCCTGCGCAACGACCACGGCCGCTTCGTCGACGACGAATCATGGGGCCGCGACCGTCACCACGGCGACAACCGTCACGACGAGGACCGCCATCACAACGGCAACCGCCACTGA
- a CDS encoding alpha/beta fold hydrolase translates to MPARRRLLAAALTAATCLGAQVLSYTTATASDASSATEAVVSGGVEIPAFYTPPTTLPAANGAVVRSEPLPLAISLPTLDGPLPGRATRLMYRSTDSNGAPVAVTGAYIEPTAAWKGGGARPLVAVAPGTMGQGDQCAASMGLEHPLLLNGRTVSVGYEDVAIYRLLATGAAVVVTDYAGLGATDRLHTYVNRLDEAHAVLDAVRAARSLPGTSVTSASRVGLFGYSQGGGATAAAAELQPSYAPDITLAGTYSGAPPADLASVTKAIDGSELAGALGWSLNGFLQSDPTLRPLAEAHLNAAGKAAMTDLSTMCVGDALLHYGYAKSTKWTTDGESLSDIIASTPALQTFLNSQRIGTLNPQGPVRVATGTSDNLVPHKQARRLAKDWCAKGANVTYVPVILPNVVSPLLNHVTPLLADQGNAVNWLTDRLSGKPATSNCGVLPILP, encoded by the coding sequence ATGCCCGCACGCAGACGGCTCCTGGCCGCAGCGCTCACCGCTGCGACCTGCCTGGGCGCTCAGGTTCTCTCGTACACGACAGCCACGGCCTCGGACGCCTCCTCCGCTACGGAGGCGGTCGTGTCCGGGGGTGTGGAGATCCCGGCGTTCTACACACCCCCGACCACGCTCCCCGCCGCCAACGGCGCGGTGGTCCGCTCGGAACCACTCCCCCTGGCCATCTCCCTCCCCACCCTCGACGGCCCGCTGCCCGGCCGGGCGACCCGCCTGATGTACAGGTCCACGGACTCGAACGGCGCCCCGGTGGCGGTCACCGGCGCGTACATCGAACCGACGGCGGCCTGGAAGGGCGGCGGCGCCCGTCCGCTCGTGGCGGTGGCCCCCGGCACGATGGGACAGGGCGACCAGTGCGCGGCGTCCATGGGCCTGGAGCACCCCCTGCTCCTCAACGGCCGTACGGTGTCCGTCGGTTATGAGGACGTGGCGATCTACCGCCTCCTCGCGACCGGCGCCGCCGTGGTCGTCACGGACTACGCCGGCCTGGGCGCGACGGACCGCCTCCACACGTACGTCAACCGGCTCGACGAGGCCCACGCGGTACTGGACGCCGTACGCGCCGCCCGCTCCCTCCCCGGCACCTCGGTCACGTCCGCATCGAGGGTGGGCCTGTTCGGCTACAGCCAGGGCGGCGGAGCGACAGCGGCGGCAGCGGAACTCCAGCCTTCCTACGCCCCCGACATCACCCTCGCCGGCACCTACTCGGGCGCCCCACCGGCCGACCTGGCGTCGGTCACGAAGGCGATCGACGGCAGCGAACTGGCGGGCGCGCTCGGCTGGTCCCTCAACGGCTTCCTCCAGTCGGACCCCACGCTGAGACCACTGGCGGAGGCCCATCTGAACGCGGCGGGCAAAGCGGCCATGACCGACCTGTCGACGATGTGCGTGGGCGACGCCCTGCTGCACTACGGCTACGCGAAGAGCACGAAGTGGACGACGGACGGCGAGTCCCTCTCCGACATCATCGCGTCCACCCCGGCCCTCCAGACCTTCCTGAACAGCCAGCGCATCGGCACCCTGAATCCCCAGGGCCCGGTACGCGTCGCAACAGGGACCAGCGACAACCTGGTCCCGCACAAGCAGGCCCGCCGCCTCGCCAAGGACTGGTGCGCGAAGGGCGCGAACGTCACGTACGTGCCGGTGATCCTGCCGAACGTGGTCAGCCCTCTGCTGAACCACGTCACTCCCCTCCTCGCGGACCAGGGAAACGCGGTCAACTGGCTGACAGACCGCCTGTCGGGAAAGCCTGCTACCTCGAACTGCGGGGTGCTGCCGATCCTGCCTTGA
- a CDS encoding carbohydrate-binding protein: protein MQLRPVIACVSLLAGTLVALSGTTAQAATTRYEAETTPAVCTGTIDSDWTGFSGSGFCNGTNSTGSYAQFTVSAPASGTATLGVRFANGTTTARSVSVIVNGATVSTASFEGTSTWTAWTTKTLTVPVVAGNNTIRLNPTAAAGLPNIDYLDANVPDGGTTPPPTASALYVSPSGTDSAAGTSSAPTTLTSAIGRITAGGTIYVRGGTYNYASTVTIPVGNNGTASARTVLAAYPGETPVLNFSAQTESSSNRGLQLNANYWHIKGLVVERAGDNGIYVGGSNNVVERTVTRFNRDTGLQLGRIASTTPAADWPANNLILSAESHDNADSDGEDADGFAAKLTTGAGNVFRYAVSHNNIDDGWDLYTKADTGPISPVTIEDSLSYKNGTLTDGSQAGNGDRNGYKLGGDDIAVNHIVRRSIAYGNGKHGFTWNSNPGTMTVSDNVSIDNTERNFNFDGGTSVFRTNTSCRSGSGTNDRIVGNSDTSNQFWSGTNGARCSSYAGALHWSFASDGHLVVTFGG from the coding sequence ATGCAACTGAGACCCGTCATCGCGTGCGTCAGCCTGCTGGCAGGCACACTCGTCGCGCTCTCCGGCACCACCGCACAGGCCGCGACCACGCGGTATGAGGCCGAGACCACGCCAGCGGTCTGCACCGGCACCATCGACTCCGACTGGACCGGCTTCTCCGGCAGCGGATTCTGCAACGGCACCAACTCGACTGGCTCGTATGCCCAGTTCACCGTATCCGCACCCGCATCGGGCACGGCGACACTGGGTGTCCGGTTCGCCAACGGCACCACCACCGCCCGTTCCGTGAGCGTCATCGTGAACGGTGCGACGGTCTCGACGGCGTCGTTCGAGGGCACGAGCACCTGGACGGCGTGGACGACGAAGACCCTGACCGTGCCGGTGGTCGCGGGCAACAACACCATCCGCCTCAACCCGACGGCCGCCGCGGGCCTGCCCAACATCGACTACCTCGACGCCAACGTCCCGGACGGCGGCACCACACCACCCCCCACGGCCTCCGCCCTCTACGTGTCCCCGTCCGGCACGGACAGCGCGGCGGGCACGTCGTCGGCGCCGACGACCCTCACCTCCGCGATCGGCCGCATCACGGCGGGCGGCACGATCTACGTACGCGGCGGCACGTACAACTACGCCTCGACGGTGACGATCCCGGTCGGCAACAACGGCACCGCGTCCGCCCGTACCGTCCTGGCCGCCTACCCGGGTGAGACTCCGGTCCTCAACTTCTCGGCGCAGACCGAGAGTTCCTCGAACCGGGGCCTCCAGCTCAACGCCAACTACTGGCACATCAAGGGCCTCGTCGTCGAACGCGCCGGTGACAACGGCATCTACGTCGGCGGCAGCAACAACGTCGTCGAGCGCACGGTGACCCGCTTCAACCGTGACACGGGCCTCCAGCTCGGCCGTATCGCCTCCACCACCCCGGCCGCCGACTGGCCCGCCAACAACCTGATCCTGAGTGCCGAGTCGCACGACAACGCCGACTCGGACGGCGAGGACGCGGACGGTTTCGCGGCGAAACTGACGACGGGCGCGGGCAACGTCTTCCGCTACGCCGTGTCCCACAACAACATCGATGACGGCTGGGACCTCTACACCAAGGCGGACACGGGCCCCATCAGCCCGGTGACGATCGAGGACTCGCTCTCCTACAAGAACGGCACCCTCACCGACGGCTCCCAGGCCGGCAACGGCGACCGCAACGGCTACAAGCTCGGCGGCGACGACATCGCCGTCAACCACATAGTCCGGCGCAGCATCGCCTACGGCAACGGCAAACACGGCTTCACCTGGAACAGCAACCCCGGCACGATGACGGTGTCGGACAATGTCAGCATCGACAACACGGAGCGCAACTTCAACTTCGACGGCGGTACGTCGGTGTTCCGCACGAACACGTCCTGCCGCAGCGGCAGCGGCACGAACGACCGGATCGTCGGCAACTCCGACACGTCGAACCAGTTCTGGTCGGGCACGAACGGCGCGCGCTGCTCGTCGTACGCGGGCGCCCTGCACTGGTCGTTCGCATCCGACGGGCACCTGGTGGTGACGTTCGGGGGATAG
- a CDS encoding lysyl oxidase family protein, translating to MALADEEPMTTQQHSTTSGKKSDSQRNKKRLQHSALAAGAALAVVVSVAGAAPGAGTASSAAPTKPKLRLVAASDSVTTERYEGEPGVYLDLGTYVTVDDVPLEFKVTRKSYKDPVIAEQIIRKGGKAQAKRLPPGMVKDFAGLPGFLEVSFTNAAGQEVAKSKGTFCPNNASGRIRPDGPATSHFPESCSTNPFTLGGVWGVEKGWATNAGSVDYDNPLDLQAGEYTAKVSIGKVYRDFFGIPNDQPTIKVTVLPPSNGGESGSGGGGGGVGLAARSSAHHAGGHGGQGGHEGHAGRMSAPPTSHHYGPRGADMPTIPAFPNALIDLGTANHLGDGPGHTDGSRVAPALKAAAQRPTGRAAVPANVPKPDLRSLPAWDIAVTDGEDGDVAGKDYLAFSANVWNAGPGPLVVDGFRKPGKDLMDAYQYFYDANGKQVGYTPTGTMEWDPRIGHEHWHFTDFASYRLLSADQKEEVRSGKEAFCLANTDAIDYTVKNANWHPYNTDLSTACGEKSALSVREVLDVGSGDTYTQYRPGQSFDITGLPNGTYYIQVIANPEKRLQETNLDNNVALRKVILGGTEGARTVTVPPHDLIDVK from the coding sequence ATGGCACTGGCAGACGAGGAACCGATGACCACTCAGCAGCACAGCACCACCAGCGGCAAAAAGAGCGACAGCCAACGTAACAAAAAGCGTTTGCAGCACTCGGCACTCGCCGCGGGGGCCGCGCTGGCCGTCGTCGTGTCGGTGGCCGGAGCGGCTCCGGGCGCCGGAACCGCTTCGAGCGCCGCGCCCACGAAGCCGAAGCTCAGGCTCGTGGCCGCGTCGGACTCCGTGACCACCGAACGCTACGAGGGGGAACCCGGCGTCTACCTGGACCTCGGCACGTACGTCACGGTGGACGACGTACCGCTGGAGTTCAAGGTGACCCGGAAGTCGTACAAGGACCCGGTGATCGCCGAGCAGATCATCCGCAAGGGCGGCAAGGCGCAGGCGAAGAGACTGCCTCCCGGGATGGTGAAGGACTTCGCGGGTCTGCCGGGCTTCCTGGAGGTGTCGTTCACGAACGCGGCTGGTCAGGAGGTCGCGAAGAGCAAGGGCACGTTCTGCCCGAACAACGCCTCCGGGCGCATCCGTCCGGACGGCCCGGCCACCTCGCACTTCCCGGAGAGCTGCTCCACCAACCCCTTCACGCTGGGCGGCGTGTGGGGCGTGGAGAAGGGCTGGGCCACCAACGCCGGCTCGGTCGACTACGACAACCCGTTGGACCTGCAGGCGGGGGAGTACACCGCCAAGGTGTCGATCGGGAAGGTGTACCGCGACTTCTTCGGCATCCCCAATGACCAGCCGACCATCAAGGTGACGGTACTGCCGCCGAGCAACGGCGGCGAAAGCGGAAGCGGAGGCGGAGGCGGCGGAGTGGGGCTGGCCGCGCGATCCTCCGCCCACCACGCAGGGGGCCACGGGGGACAGGGCGGCCACGAGGGTCATGCGGGCCGAATGTCCGCTCCGCCCACGTCACATCACTACGGTCCACGTGGCGCGGACATGCCCACCATCCCGGCCTTCCCCAACGCGCTGATCGACCTGGGCACGGCGAACCACCTGGGCGACGGTCCGGGCCACACCGACGGTTCGCGTGTCGCGCCCGCGCTGAAGGCCGCCGCCCAGCGGCCCACGGGCAGGGCGGCCGTACCGGCCAACGTGCCCAAGCCGGACCTGCGTTCACTGCCGGCGTGGGACATCGCGGTCACGGACGGCGAGGACGGGGACGTAGCCGGAAAGGACTACCTGGCGTTCAGCGCGAACGTCTGGAACGCCGGCCCGGGCCCGCTGGTCGTCGACGGCTTCCGCAAGCCGGGCAAGGACCTGATGGACGCCTACCAGTACTTCTACGACGCGAACGGCAAGCAGGTCGGCTACACGCCGACCGGCACCATGGAGTGGGACCCGCGGATCGGCCACGAGCACTGGCACTTCACCGACTTCGCGAGCTACCGCCTCCTGAGCGCCGACCAGAAGGAGGAAGTGCGCAGCGGCAAGGAGGCGTTCTGCCTCGCCAACACCGACGCGATCGACTACACGGTGAAGAACGCCAACTGGCACCCCTACAACACCGACCTGTCGACCGCGTGCGGTGAGAAGAGCGCCCTCTCGGTACGTGAGGTGCTCGACGTGGGCTCCGGCGACACGTACACCCAGTACCGTCCGGGCCAGTCCTTCGACATCACCGGCCTCCCGAACGGCACGTACTACATCCAGGTCATCGCCAACCCGGAGAAGCGCCTCCAGGAGACCAACCTCGACAACAACGTCGCCCTGCGCAAGGTGATCCTCGGCGGCACGGAGGGCGCGCGGACGGTGACGGTACCGCCGCACGACCTGATCGACGTGAAGTAA
- a CDS encoding SsgA family sporulation/cell division regulator produces MSRPVRSLEQSARARLITPGYEELPLVVTLRYESADPLAVHLAFPVEVSAGGEGVTWTFSRLLLEEGLENPAGIGEVHLWPCGPTHTVVELHSPYGLAVVRFRTAQLQRFLHRSYGVVAPGMEDLGPDVERGLALLLGGVN; encoded by the coding sequence ATGTCCAGACCCGTCCGCTCCCTGGAGCAGTCCGCCCGCGCCCGCCTGATCACCCCCGGTTACGAGGAGCTTCCACTCGTCGTCACCCTGCGCTACGAATCCGCCGATCCGCTCGCCGTCCACCTCGCCTTCCCCGTCGAGGTCTCGGCCGGCGGCGAGGGAGTGACCTGGACCTTCTCCCGGCTGCTCCTGGAAGAGGGGCTGGAAAACCCGGCCGGGATAGGCGAGGTCCACCTCTGGCCGTGCGGCCCGACCCACACGGTCGTCGAACTCCACTCGCCGTACGGGCTGGCCGTGGTCCGGTTCCGCACGGCGCAACTGCAGCGCTTCCTCCACCGCTCGTACGGCGTTGTCGCGCCGGGCATGGAGGACCTGGGCCCCGACGTCGAACGCGGACTCGCCCTGCTGCTGGGCGGCGTCAACTGA
- a CDS encoding sigma-70 family RNA polymerase sigma factor, whose protein sequence is MIDNTATAAATDAYARIYEEQQPRLVAFARSLTKSSWAAEDLVAEAHFRVWRRLSAGHEIDNVPAYLMTTLRHLAATAGSNSARETPQDPQGGPERLERSERVVSQGRHIDDPAEQVSSVDLLVRVLGQLPDRWVKALWLAEAEGQPLADIGPQLGDGIKEGATAVLLHRAREGMRQAFLREQLGVPDNTACEPYWVRMPAYVRGTATRRQSDQLLAHTDTCDDCRHRLALLMRTNDRLPALVGPALLVLLVGGTGKYLLAGATGSVAASVGASTASGVTSAGAGHGGGVLHAVRHGVAGGSKIPKALALSSGAAAVAVAITIALTSPQIQLREQPRVPLADNPLTPAPVAEVPVTVPVPAPLKASAVTVPGRVPVAVLRGAASGIPAGLAVPAVPPVPSVPVVTVVRGSGDGGSGGAGGSGGADGSGEVSGSGGGSGTEVTPPPAPSAPAEPAPSAPEPPVEQPVPPVPPVSEVPVPPVPPETSVPPVAPDPEVPAYVPPVPPVSEVPVPPVPPETSVPPVAPDPEVPAYVPPVPPVEEAPPVTVPPVPPVPPVPPLPPEVSVPTPEPEPVVSTPLDPGPVDETPVPDPVVADPDPGGC, encoded by the coding sequence ATGATTGACAACACCGCCACCGCCGCCGCGACCGACGCGTACGCCCGTATCTACGAGGAACAGCAGCCGCGTCTCGTTGCGTTCGCGCGTTCGCTCACCAAGAGCAGCTGGGCCGCGGAGGATCTGGTCGCCGAGGCGCACTTCCGCGTGTGGCGGCGCCTGTCGGCGGGGCACGAGATCGACAACGTGCCCGCGTACCTGATGACGACGCTCCGGCACCTGGCCGCCACCGCGGGCAGCAACTCGGCGCGCGAGACCCCGCAGGATCCGCAGGGCGGCCCGGAACGGCTGGAGAGGTCCGAACGGGTCGTCTCCCAGGGGCGTCACATCGACGACCCCGCCGAACAGGTGTCCTCGGTCGACCTGTTGGTACGGGTACTGGGTCAACTCCCCGACCGCTGGGTCAAGGCGTTGTGGCTGGCGGAGGCGGAGGGGCAGCCCCTGGCGGACATCGGGCCCCAGCTCGGCGACGGCATCAAGGAGGGCGCCACCGCGGTACTCCTCCACCGCGCCCGTGAGGGCATGCGTCAGGCGTTCCTGCGTGAGCAGCTCGGAGTCCCGGACAACACGGCGTGCGAGCCGTACTGGGTCCGCATGCCCGCGTACGTGCGCGGCACCGCGACCCGCCGCCAGTCCGACCAGCTCCTCGCCCACACGGACACCTGCGACGACTGCCGTCACCGACTCGCTTTGCTGATGCGCACGAACGACCGCCTGCCCGCGCTCGTCGGGCCGGCCCTGCTGGTGCTTCTGGTGGGCGGCACGGGGAAGTACCTGCTGGCGGGCGCGACGGGGTCGGTGGCGGCGTCCGTCGGTGCGTCGACCGCGTCCGGCGTGACCTCCGCGGGGGCCGGCCATGGTGGTGGGGTGCTGCACGCGGTACGGCACGGTGTGGCCGGCGGCTCGAAGATACCCAAGGCGCTCGCGCTGAGCTCGGGGGCGGCGGCAGTGGCCGTCGCGATCACCATCGCCCTCACCTCTCCGCAGATCCAGCTGCGGGAACAGCCCCGAGTCCCCCTGGCGGACAACCCGTTGACACCGGCGCCGGTCGCGGAGGTCCCGGTGACGGTGCCTGTGCCCGCCCCGCTGAAGGCGAGTGCGGTGACCGTGCCGGGCAGGGTGCCGGTGGCGGTGCTGCGGGGCGCCGCTTCGGGGATCCCGGCCGGCTTGGCTGTCCCGGCGGTGCCGCCGGTGCCGTCGGTGCCTGTGGTCACGGTGGTTCGGGGGAGCGGGGACGGGGGGTCCGGTGGGGCCGGTGGGTCGGGTGGGGCCGATGGGTCCGGTGAGGTCAGCGGGTCCGGTGGAGGTTCCGGTACGGAGGTGACGCCTCCGCCCGCTCCCAGCGCACCGGCCGAGCCCGCGCCTTCGGCGCCGGAACCTCCGGTCGAGCAGCCGGTGCCGCCGGTACCGCCGGTGAGCGAGGTACCTGTGCCTCCTGTGCCGCCGGAGACGTCTGTGCCTCCTGTGGCTCCTGATCCGGAGGTTCCGGCGTACGTGCCGCCGGTGCCGCCGGTGAGCGAGGTACCTGTGCCTCCTGTGCCGCCGGAGACGTCTGTGCCTCCTGTGGCTCCTGATCCGGAGGTCCCGGCGTACGTGCCTCCGGTGCCGCCGGTGGAGGAGGCGCCCCCAGTTACGGTGCCTCCGGTGCCGCCCGTGCCGCCGGTCCCGCCCTTGCCGCCGGAGGTTTCTGTGCCGACACCTGAGCCGGAGCCGGTTGTTTCAACCCCCTTGGATCCGGGGCCGGTTGACGAGACGCCGGTTCCGGATCCGGTCGTTGCTGATCCTGATCCCGGGGGTTGTTGA